The following proteins are co-located in the Vidua macroura isolate BioBank_ID:100142 chromosome 1, ASM2450914v1, whole genome shotgun sequence genome:
- the FZD6 gene encoding frizzled-6 isoform X1, with protein sequence MEVLVFSATCSLLLALVQGHSLFTCEPITISRCSGMPYNMTFFPNLMGHYDQDTAARKMDPFLILMNLHCSPDVHTFLCRAFVPACLDQIRVIPPCRSLCEKVYSDCKQLMDTFGIAWPEELECARLINCDETAPATAAVTTNVHGTQKTPSQIRRDYGFWCPRHLHTTNGQGYKFLGIDQCAPPCPNMYFKNYELDVAKSFIGIVSIFCLCATLFTFLTFLIDVKRFRYPERPIIYYSVCYSIVSLMYFIGFLLGNRTACNEADDKLEIGETVVLGSQNKACTVLFMVLYFFTMAGTIWWVILTITWFLAAGRKWSCEAIAQKAMWFHAVAWGIPGFLTIMLLAMNKVEGDNISGVCFVGLYDLDASLYFVLLPLCLCVFFGLSLLLAGIISLNHVRQVIQHDGRNQEKLKKFMIRIGVFSGLYLVPLVALLGCYVYELVNRKIWETTWVFDHCDQYHIPCPYQAKALARPEIFLFLMKYLLTLIVGISPVFWVGSKKTCSEWANFFNRNRKRDPISESRRVLQESCEFFLRHNSKVKHKKKHYKSTSHRLKVISKSMGTSTGGTTNHGTSAVAITNHDYLSQETVAEIKSSPETSEKEMEADGASAQRAEEGENSGDQMLPSAKVTVDQLERRNKADSTCHMSTLAESIKRVGEGRITPKNDFSESPSLQRSCSQIPDVSQSPSVSLLVYSASDIRRELDSGNSSNP encoded by the exons CCTTTCCTTATTCTTATGAATCTTCACTGTTCACCAGACGTCCACACATTTCTGTGCAGAGCCTTTGTCCCAGCCTGCCTAGATCAGATTCGCGTGATTCCCCCGTGTCGAAGCCTCTGTGAGAAAGTGTATTCTGACTGTAAGCAGTTGATGGACACTTTTGGAATTGCATGGCCTGAAGAGCTGGAATGTGCCAG ATTAATCAATTGTGATGAGACtgctcctgccactgctgctgtaaCCACAAACGTACATGGAACTCAGAAGACCCCAAGCCAAATCCGAAGGGATTATGGATTCTGGTGTCCCCGACACCTACACACTACCAATGGACAAGGCTACAAGTTTCTAGGAATTGATCAGTGTGCACCCCCATGTCCCAATatgtatttcaaaaattatgAATTGGATGTGGCAAAAAGTTTTATTGGAATAGTTTCAATCTTTTGTCTTTGTGCTACGCTTTTCACATTCCTAACTTTTCTGATTGATGTTAAAAGATTTAGATACCCAGAGAGACCAATCATATATTATTCTGTCTGTTACAGCATAGTCTCTCTAATGTACTTTATTGGATTTTTACTTGGGAACAGAACTGCCTGTAATGAAGCAGATGATAAGTTAGAAATTGGTGAAACGGTTGTTCTTGGCTCCCAAAACAAAGCCTGTACTGTCCTTTTCATGGTTTTGTACTTTTTCACTATGGCAGGAACTATATGGTGGGTGATTTTGACAATCACTTGGTTCCttgcagcaggaagaaaatggaGCTGTGAAGCTATTGCACAAAAGGCCATGTGGTTCCATGCAGTTGCCTGGGGAATACCTGGTTTTCTAACCATTATGCTCCTTGCAATGAACAAAGTCGAAGGGGACAATATCAGTGGAGTTTGTTTTGTGGGTCTCTATGACCTGGACGCCTCTCTGTACTTCGTGCTTTTGCCGCTGTGCCTTTGTGTCTTTTTCGGTCTGTCTCTCCTTTTAGCCGGCATCATTTCTCTCAACCACGTGCGGCAGGTCATTCAGCACGATGGCAGGAACCAGGAGAAGCTCAAGAAGTTCATGATCCGAATTGGAGTTTTTAGTGGTTTGTACTTGGTGCCACTTGTAGCACTTCTCGGATGTTACGTTTATGAACTGGTGAACCGGAAAATCTGGGAAACTACTTGGGTGTTTGACCACTGTGACCAGTACCATATTCCTTGCCCTTATCAG GCAAAGGCACTAGCAagaccagaaatatttttgtttctgatgaAATATTTGCTAACTTTAATTGTTGGCATATCTCCAGTGTTCTGGGTAGGAAGTAAAAAGACCTGTTCCGAATGGGCCAATTTCTTCAACAGAAACCGCAAAAGAGa TCCAATCAGTGAGAGTCGTAGAGTGCTGCAAGAATCGTGCGAATTTTTCTTGAGGCACAATTCCAAAGTTAAACATAAAAAGAAGCACTACAAGTCAACTTCACACAGACTGAAAGTCATTTCAAAGTCAATGGGGACCAGTACAGGTGGCACAACAAATCATGGAACTTCTGCAGTAGCAATCACTAATCATGATTACTTGAGCCAAGAAACTGTGGCAGAAATTAAAAGCTCTCCAGAGACATCTGAGAAGGAGATGGAGGCAGATGGAGCATCTGCCCAAAGAGCGGAGGAAGGTGAAAACAGTGGAGATCAGATGTTACCCAGTGCTAAAGTGACCGTGGATCAGCTGGAAAGGAGAAACAAAGCAGACAGCACCTGCCATATGAGTACTTTGGCTGAGAGTATTAAGAGAGTAGGTGAAGGAAG AATAACTCCTAAAAATGATTTTAGTGAATCTCCTTCACTACAAAGGAGCTGTTCCCAAATACCTGATGTCTCACAGTCACCTTCTGTATCACTGCTTGTCTACTCAGCTTCAGATATCAGAAGAGAGTTGGATTCAGGAAACAGTTCTAATCCTTGA
- the FZD6 gene encoding frizzled-6 isoform X2 — MNLHCSPDVHTFLCRAFVPACLDQIRVIPPCRSLCEKVYSDCKQLMDTFGIAWPEELECARLINCDETAPATAAVTTNVHGTQKTPSQIRRDYGFWCPRHLHTTNGQGYKFLGIDQCAPPCPNMYFKNYELDVAKSFIGIVSIFCLCATLFTFLTFLIDVKRFRYPERPIIYYSVCYSIVSLMYFIGFLLGNRTACNEADDKLEIGETVVLGSQNKACTVLFMVLYFFTMAGTIWWVILTITWFLAAGRKWSCEAIAQKAMWFHAVAWGIPGFLTIMLLAMNKVEGDNISGVCFVGLYDLDASLYFVLLPLCLCVFFGLSLLLAGIISLNHVRQVIQHDGRNQEKLKKFMIRIGVFSGLYLVPLVALLGCYVYELVNRKIWETTWVFDHCDQYHIPCPYQAKALARPEIFLFLMKYLLTLIVGISPVFWVGSKKTCSEWANFFNRNRKRDPISESRRVLQESCEFFLRHNSKVKHKKKHYKSTSHRLKVISKSMGTSTGGTTNHGTSAVAITNHDYLSQETVAEIKSSPETSEKEMEADGASAQRAEEGENSGDQMLPSAKVTVDQLERRNKADSTCHMSTLAESIKRVGEGRITPKNDFSESPSLQRSCSQIPDVSQSPSVSLLVYSASDIRRELDSGNSSNP; from the exons ATGAATCTTCACTGTTCACCAGACGTCCACACATTTCTGTGCAGAGCCTTTGTCCCAGCCTGCCTAGATCAGATTCGCGTGATTCCCCCGTGTCGAAGCCTCTGTGAGAAAGTGTATTCTGACTGTAAGCAGTTGATGGACACTTTTGGAATTGCATGGCCTGAAGAGCTGGAATGTGCCAG ATTAATCAATTGTGATGAGACtgctcctgccactgctgctgtaaCCACAAACGTACATGGAACTCAGAAGACCCCAAGCCAAATCCGAAGGGATTATGGATTCTGGTGTCCCCGACACCTACACACTACCAATGGACAAGGCTACAAGTTTCTAGGAATTGATCAGTGTGCACCCCCATGTCCCAATatgtatttcaaaaattatgAATTGGATGTGGCAAAAAGTTTTATTGGAATAGTTTCAATCTTTTGTCTTTGTGCTACGCTTTTCACATTCCTAACTTTTCTGATTGATGTTAAAAGATTTAGATACCCAGAGAGACCAATCATATATTATTCTGTCTGTTACAGCATAGTCTCTCTAATGTACTTTATTGGATTTTTACTTGGGAACAGAACTGCCTGTAATGAAGCAGATGATAAGTTAGAAATTGGTGAAACGGTTGTTCTTGGCTCCCAAAACAAAGCCTGTACTGTCCTTTTCATGGTTTTGTACTTTTTCACTATGGCAGGAACTATATGGTGGGTGATTTTGACAATCACTTGGTTCCttgcagcaggaagaaaatggaGCTGTGAAGCTATTGCACAAAAGGCCATGTGGTTCCATGCAGTTGCCTGGGGAATACCTGGTTTTCTAACCATTATGCTCCTTGCAATGAACAAAGTCGAAGGGGACAATATCAGTGGAGTTTGTTTTGTGGGTCTCTATGACCTGGACGCCTCTCTGTACTTCGTGCTTTTGCCGCTGTGCCTTTGTGTCTTTTTCGGTCTGTCTCTCCTTTTAGCCGGCATCATTTCTCTCAACCACGTGCGGCAGGTCATTCAGCACGATGGCAGGAACCAGGAGAAGCTCAAGAAGTTCATGATCCGAATTGGAGTTTTTAGTGGTTTGTACTTGGTGCCACTTGTAGCACTTCTCGGATGTTACGTTTATGAACTGGTGAACCGGAAAATCTGGGAAACTACTTGGGTGTTTGACCACTGTGACCAGTACCATATTCCTTGCCCTTATCAG GCAAAGGCACTAGCAagaccagaaatatttttgtttctgatgaAATATTTGCTAACTTTAATTGTTGGCATATCTCCAGTGTTCTGGGTAGGAAGTAAAAAGACCTGTTCCGAATGGGCCAATTTCTTCAACAGAAACCGCAAAAGAGa TCCAATCAGTGAGAGTCGTAGAGTGCTGCAAGAATCGTGCGAATTTTTCTTGAGGCACAATTCCAAAGTTAAACATAAAAAGAAGCACTACAAGTCAACTTCACACAGACTGAAAGTCATTTCAAAGTCAATGGGGACCAGTACAGGTGGCACAACAAATCATGGAACTTCTGCAGTAGCAATCACTAATCATGATTACTTGAGCCAAGAAACTGTGGCAGAAATTAAAAGCTCTCCAGAGACATCTGAGAAGGAGATGGAGGCAGATGGAGCATCTGCCCAAAGAGCGGAGGAAGGTGAAAACAGTGGAGATCAGATGTTACCCAGTGCTAAAGTGACCGTGGATCAGCTGGAAAGGAGAAACAAAGCAGACAGCACCTGCCATATGAGTACTTTGGCTGAGAGTATTAAGAGAGTAGGTGAAGGAAG AATAACTCCTAAAAATGATTTTAGTGAATCTCCTTCACTACAAAGGAGCTGTTCCCAAATACCTGATGTCTCACAGTCACCTTCTGTATCACTGCTTGTCTACTCAGCTTCAGATATCAGAAGAGAGTTGGATTCAGGAAACAGTTCTAATCCTTGA
- the CTHRC1 gene encoding collagen triple helix repeat-containing protein 1 yields the protein MPRAPAAAAAPLLLLLALLLAAAPPHGGSESPKGKQKALRQREVVDVYNGMCLQGPSGVPGRDGNPGANGIPGTPGIPGRDGLKGEKGECMRESIEESWTPNFKQCSWSALNYGIDLGKIAECTFTKMRSNSALRVLFSGSLRLKCRNACCQRWYFTFNGAECAGPLPIEAIIYLDQGSPELNSTINIHRTSSVEGLCEGINAGLVDIAIWVGTCSDYPRGDASTGWNSVSRIIIEELPK from the exons ATGCCCCgcgccccggccgccgccgccgccccgctgctgctgctgctggcgctgctgctggcggcggcgccgccgcaCGGCGGCTCCGAGAGCCCCAAGGGGAAGCAGAAGGCGCTCCGCCAGCGGGAGGTGGTGGACGTG TATAATGGCATGTGCTTACAAGGCCCCAGTGGCGTTCCTGGACGGGATGGAAACCCAGGAGCCAATGGGAtccctgggacacctggaaTCCCAGGACGGGATGGGCTGAAAGGGGAGAAGGGTGAGTGCATGCGTGAGAGCATCGAGGAGTCCTGGACACCCAACTTCAAGCAGTGTTCGTGGAGTGCGCTGAATTACGGCATCGACCTTGGGAAGATCGCG GAATGCACGTTTACCAAGATGCGCTCCAACAGCGCCCTCCGCGTGCTCTTCAGCGGCTCCCTCCGGCTCAAGTGCAGGAACGCCTGCTGCCAGCGCTGGTACTTCACCTTCAACGGGGCAGAGTGTGCTGGCCCACTGCCTATTGAAGCCATAATATACTTAGATCAAGGAAGCCCAGAGCTGAATTCTACTATTAACATACACAGAACTTCCTCAG TGGAAGGTCTGTGTGAAGGGATCAATGCTGGCTTGGTGGACATTGCCATCTGGGTTGGGACGTGCTCAGATTATCCACGGGGAGATGCTTCTACTGGATGGAATTCAGTCTCCCGAATCATCATTGAAGAACTGCCAAAATAA